One window of Solwaraspora sp. WMMA2056 genomic DNA carries:
- a CDS encoding ATP-dependent RecD-like DNA helicase codes for MDAVLERITYANEETGYTIARVATDRSGADLLTVVGSLLGVQPGESLRLVGRWGSHPKYGRQFEVHSYTTVLPATVQGIERYLGSGLIKGIGPKMAGRIVAHFGADTLRVIEEEAARLVEVPGLGPKRTSLIAKAWIEQQAIKEVMIFLQGVGVTTSLAVRIYKKYGDASISIVRNEPYRLAADVWGIGFKTADTIAQAVGIPHDSPERIKAGIQYTLSEAADNGHCYLPEPNLCADAAGILGVAVELVRDALAALVTEEGVVREAVPNPTSDGGTIPAVYLVPFHRAECSLAGSLLRLLHYRADRLSAFADVDWAKALAWLRAGTGADLAPEQEQAVRLALTSKVAVLTGGPGCGKSFTVKSIITLAAAKGAKIVLAAPTGRAAKRMTELTGHPAATVHRLLQLRPGGDPTYDRDNPIDADLIVVDEASMLDLILANKLVKAVAPGTHLLLVGDVDQLPSVGAGEVLRDVLAAPAVPQVRLTRIFRQAQESGVVVNAHRINAGEQPRTDGMADFFLFAADDPEAVAGLVVDVVARRIPRKFRVPARDIQVLAPMHRGPAGAGNLNVALQEALAPPRDDRPERRHGARVFRINDKVIQIRNNYDKGTAGVFNGTIGVVTAISTEDRRLTVRTDEDEDIEYEFDELDELQHAYAITVHRSQGSEYPAVVIPVTMSSYTLLQRNLLYTAVTRAKKLVVLVGSRKAIAIAVRTAGAGRRHTALTHRLAPD; via the coding sequence CTGGACGCGGTCCTGGAACGGATCACCTACGCCAACGAGGAGACCGGCTACACCATCGCCCGGGTGGCCACCGACCGCTCCGGTGCCGACCTGCTGACCGTGGTCGGTTCGCTGCTCGGCGTACAGCCGGGGGAGAGCCTGCGGCTGGTCGGCCGCTGGGGGTCGCACCCGAAGTACGGCCGGCAGTTCGAGGTCCACTCGTACACGACCGTGCTGCCGGCGACGGTGCAGGGCATCGAACGCTACCTGGGGTCCGGGCTGATCAAGGGGATCGGCCCGAAAATGGCCGGCCGGATCGTCGCCCACTTCGGTGCCGACACGCTGCGGGTCATCGAGGAGGAGGCGGCCCGCCTGGTCGAAGTGCCAGGGCTCGGCCCGAAGCGGACCTCGCTGATCGCCAAGGCGTGGATCGAACAGCAGGCGATCAAGGAAGTGATGATCTTCCTGCAGGGCGTCGGGGTCACCACCTCACTCGCCGTACGGATCTACAAGAAGTACGGCGACGCGTCGATCTCGATCGTGCGTAACGAGCCGTACCGGCTGGCCGCCGACGTCTGGGGCATCGGGTTCAAGACCGCCGACACCATCGCGCAGGCGGTCGGTATCCCGCACGACAGCCCGGAACGGATCAAGGCCGGCATTCAGTACACCCTCTCCGAGGCCGCCGACAACGGCCACTGCTACCTGCCGGAACCGAACCTGTGTGCCGACGCCGCCGGCATCCTCGGCGTCGCCGTCGAGCTGGTCCGCGACGCACTCGCCGCGCTGGTCACCGAGGAAGGCGTGGTACGCGAGGCGGTGCCGAACCCGACCAGCGACGGCGGCACCATCCCGGCGGTCTACCTGGTGCCGTTCCACCGGGCCGAATGTTCGCTGGCCGGCAGCCTGCTGCGGCTGCTGCACTACCGGGCCGACCGGCTGTCGGCGTTCGCCGACGTCGACTGGGCAAAGGCGCTGGCCTGGCTGCGTGCCGGGACCGGCGCCGACCTCGCCCCCGAACAGGAGCAGGCGGTACGCCTGGCGCTGACGTCGAAGGTCGCGGTGCTCACCGGCGGTCCGGGCTGCGGCAAGTCGTTCACCGTCAAGTCGATCATTACGTTGGCTGCCGCCAAGGGTGCCAAGATCGTCCTCGCCGCGCCGACCGGCCGGGCCGCGAAGCGGATGACCGAGCTCACCGGGCACCCGGCCGCCACCGTGCACCGGCTGCTGCAACTGCGGCCCGGCGGCGATCCGACGTACGACCGGGACAACCCGATCGACGCGGACCTGATCGTCGTCGACGAGGCCTCGATGCTCGACCTGATCCTGGCCAACAAGCTGGTCAAGGCGGTGGCGCCCGGCACGCATCTGCTGCTGGTCGGCGACGTCGACCAGCTGCCGTCGGTCGGCGCCGGCGAGGTGCTGCGCGACGTGCTCGCCGCGCCCGCCGTACCGCAGGTGCGGTTGACCCGGATCTTCCGCCAGGCTCAGGAGTCCGGGGTGGTGGTCAACGCACACCGGATCAACGCCGGCGAGCAGCCCCGTACCGACGGCATGGCCGACTTCTTCCTGTTCGCCGCCGACGACCCGGAAGCGGTCGCCGGCCTGGTCGTCGACGTCGTCGCCCGCCGGATTCCGCGCAAGTTCCGGGTGCCGGCCCGCGACATCCAGGTGCTCGCCCCGATGCACCGGGGCCCGGCCGGTGCCGGCAACCTCAACGTCGCCCTGCAGGAGGCCCTCGCACCGCCGCGCGACGACCGGCCCGAACGGCGCCACGGGGCCCGGGTGTTCCGGATCAACGACAAGGTCATCCAGATCCGTAACAACTACGACAAGGGCACCGCCGGGGTCTTCAACGGCACCATCGGCGTGGTCACCGCCATCAGCACCGAGGACCGCAGACTCACCGTCCGCACCGACGAGGACGAGGACATCGAGTACGAGTTCGACGAGCTCGACGAGCTGCAGCACGCGTACGCCATCACCGTGCACCGCTCCCAGGGCAGCGAATACCCGGCGGTGGTCATCCCGGTGACGATGAGCTCGTACACGCTGCTGCAGCGCAACCTGCTCTACACGGCGGTGACCCGGGCGAAGAAGCTCGTCGTGCTGGTCGGCTCGCGCAAGGCGATCGCGATCGCGGTCCGGACCGCCGGGGCCGGTCGCCGGCACACCGCACTCACCCACCGACTGGCACCCGACTGA
- the bla gene encoding class A beta-lactamase has translation MTLRTSVRIAVAVVALVPLAGCVTSGPPDAAPSAVGQPTTTATTGAQLVELRRLEESFDVRLGVYAVDTGTGQIVEHRADERFAYASTFKPLAAAAVFDQTTDAELDQVIRYSTDDLVTYSPITEQHVETGMPLRDIADAAIRYSDNTAGNLLLEQLGGPAGFEKRLREIGDDVTDPDRWETELNDYTPGDPRDTSTPQALAESLRAYAVGDALATDDRDLLVDLLVANTTGDELIRAGVPAGWRVGDKTGAAGYGTRNDIAVVWPPDGQPIVLAVLSDRDDPDAGYDNALIAQAAQVVVAALRP, from the coding sequence ATGACTTTGCGTACCTCTGTCCGTATCGCCGTCGCGGTGGTGGCACTCGTACCGCTGGCGGGCTGTGTGACCTCGGGCCCGCCCGACGCCGCCCCGAGCGCTGTCGGGCAGCCGACCACGACGGCGACCACCGGCGCACAGCTGGTCGAGCTCCGACGCCTGGAGGAAAGCTTCGACGTCCGGCTCGGCGTCTACGCCGTCGACACCGGCACCGGCCAGATTGTCGAACACCGGGCAGACGAGCGGTTCGCGTACGCCTCGACCTTCAAGCCACTCGCCGCAGCCGCGGTGTTCGACCAGACCACCGATGCCGAGCTCGATCAGGTGATCCGTTACAGCACCGATGACCTGGTCACTTATTCACCGATCACGGAACAGCACGTCGAGACCGGAATGCCGCTGCGCGACATCGCCGACGCGGCGATCCGGTACAGCGACAACACCGCCGGCAACCTGTTGCTGGAGCAGCTCGGTGGCCCTGCCGGCTTCGAGAAGCGGCTGCGGGAGATCGGCGACGACGTGACCGATCCGGACCGCTGGGAGACCGAGCTGAACGACTACACCCCGGGCGACCCCCGGGACACCAGCACGCCGCAGGCACTGGCCGAAAGTCTGCGGGCGTACGCCGTCGGCGACGCGCTCGCCACGGACGACCGGGACCTGCTGGTCGACCTGCTGGTGGCGAACACCACCGGCGACGAGCTGATCCGGGCCGGTGTACCGGCCGGCTGGCGCGTCGGCGACAAGACCGGCGCCGCCGGATACGGCACGCGCAACGACATCGCCGTGGTCTGGCCGCCCGACGGCCAACCGATCGTGCTGGCGGTGCTTTCCGACCGGGACGATCCGGACGCCGGGTACGACAACGCGCTGATCGCACAGGCCGCGCAGGTCGTCGTCGCCGCGCTGCGGCCGTGA
- a CDS encoding LysR family transcriptional regulator, with amino-acid sequence MDVVAACRAFVAVSAHGSFTIGAAAARIPQSVASRRIATLEQHLGARLFDRSSRAITLTAFGRDVLPSARRLVDFADTLEHHAEQARQRPLRLAVPAICPPRRLARLVAEARTDGLRLDLVPADPAGRADLVHGLEVRAALLAVAPDGSRWQVPLGLAGSSDDSTGDAADPEAADPIFLAALRPGRFRRDPVRHRIWIQPEDDVPHVRDRMIHLAQSVGLAPTQVGLAPGLVAALADVYGGDLLLCSASQARDLGLRWRPIGEQVFARGYDIAAGLAEDARRLHDLPDAAVRACLGAPPDEQR; translated from the coding sequence GTGGACGTGGTGGCCGCCTGCCGGGCTTTCGTTGCGGTGAGCGCCCACGGCAGCTTCACCATCGGCGCGGCGGCGGCCCGCATCCCGCAGTCCGTGGCCAGCCGGCGGATCGCCACCCTCGAACAGCACCTCGGTGCCCGGCTGTTCGACCGCTCGTCACGCGCCATCACCCTGACCGCTTTCGGGCGGGACGTGCTGCCCTCGGCCCGGCGCCTGGTCGACTTCGCAGACACCCTGGAACACCACGCCGAGCAGGCCCGACAGCGCCCGCTCCGGCTAGCCGTACCGGCGATCTGCCCGCCCCGGCGGCTGGCCCGGTTGGTCGCCGAAGCCCGGACCGACGGTCTGCGACTGGATCTGGTCCCCGCCGATCCGGCGGGGCGCGCCGACCTCGTCCACGGCCTGGAGGTACGCGCGGCGCTGCTCGCCGTGGCACCCGACGGCAGCCGGTGGCAGGTGCCGCTGGGGCTTGCCGGCTCGTCCGACGACTCCACCGGCGACGCCGCCGATCCGGAAGCCGCCGACCCGATCTTCCTCGCCGCGCTGCGCCCTGGTCGGTTTCGGCGTGACCCGGTCCGCCACCGGATCTGGATTCAGCCCGAGGACGACGTCCCGCATGTACGGGACCGGATGATCCATCTCGCCCAGTCCGTTGGTCTGGCACCCACGCAGGTCGGGCTCGCCCCCGGACTCGTCGCCGCGCTCGCCGACGTGTACGGCGGCGACCTGTTGCTCTGCTCGGCCAGTCAGGCCCGGGATCTCGGGCTGCGCTGGCGCCCGATCGGCGAGCAGGTGTTCGCCCGAGGCTACGACATCGCCGCCGGGTTGGCCGAGGACGCCCGGCGGTTGCACGACCTACCGGACGCCGCAGTGCGAGCCTGCCTCGGTGCCCCGCCCGACGAGCAACGGTAG
- a CDS encoding serine hydrolase, producing the protein MGVAKVLRLARATLDEAGLRGSVLVRDLRTGDELGIDPDLEFPAASLVKVPLAVVTLDRIHRGELDPATPILVRPNRVAGPGPTGLSKFRHPATVAVEDLLYLSTAISDGAAADALFGLTPPAEVTIGLRRLGLSGIIVRHPISDLTDTPAERFAPQESHLAQSLAIGAATAGHGHPVAQLDVSRASTGSARAFVDLLHELWLPTAMDQRVAGRVRELMGDNVLRQRLAPDFSSDAARWSSKTGTLLNLRHEIGVVEHANGQIYAVAALTESRVPAMVQPAAEASMAYVARSLHDELRLVGG; encoded by the coding sequence ATGGGCGTCGCCAAGGTGCTGCGGCTGGCACGGGCCACCCTCGACGAGGCGGGACTCCGTGGCTCCGTCCTGGTCCGTGACCTGCGTACCGGCGACGAGCTTGGCATCGACCCCGACCTGGAGTTCCCGGCGGCGTCGCTGGTCAAGGTCCCGCTGGCGGTGGTCACGTTGGACCGGATCCACCGGGGGGAACTCGATCCGGCGACGCCGATCCTGGTGCGCCCGAACCGGGTCGCCGGGCCCGGCCCGACCGGGTTGAGCAAGTTCCGCCACCCGGCCACAGTGGCCGTCGAGGACCTGCTCTATCTCAGTACAGCGATCAGCGACGGCGCCGCCGCCGACGCGTTGTTCGGCCTCACGCCGCCAGCGGAGGTCACCATCGGGCTGCGCCGGCTCGGGCTGTCCGGGATCATCGTCCGGCACCCGATCAGTGACCTGACCGACACCCCTGCCGAACGGTTCGCCCCGCAGGAGAGTCACCTGGCGCAGTCGTTGGCCATCGGCGCGGCGACCGCCGGTCATGGCCACCCGGTCGCCCAACTCGACGTCAGCCGGGCCAGTACCGGATCGGCCCGCGCCTTCGTCGACCTCCTGCACGAACTCTGGCTGCCGACCGCGATGGACCAACGGGTTGCCGGCCGGGTCCGCGAGCTGATGGGTGACAACGTGCTGCGACAGCGACTCGCACCCGATTTCAGCTCCGATGCTGCCCGCTGGTCGTCGAAGACCGGCACCCTGCTCAATCTGCGGCACGAAATCGGCGTCGTGGAACACGCCAATGGCCAGATCTACGCGGTCGCCGCGCTGACCGAGTCCCGGGTGCCGGCGATGGTGCAGCCGGCGGCCGAGGCCTCGATGGCGTACGTCGCCCGCAGTCTGCACGACGAGCTTCGGCTGGTGGGCGGCTGA
- the mscL gene encoding large conductance mechanosensitive channel protein MscL, with amino-acid sequence MLKGFKDFILRGNVIDLAVGIVIGAAFTAVVTQLTKSFLEPFIRLLTVLLTGGDGVAGSVVTVRGVEFDWPAFVNAVITFALTAAALYFLVVLPMNRLAERRRRGEEPPPAAPSEEIKLLTEIRDALVARASQPGTPGQPGQPGQPGQFR; translated from the coding sequence ATGCTTAAGGGTTTCAAGGATTTCATCCTGCGCGGCAACGTCATCGACCTCGCGGTCGGCATCGTGATCGGTGCGGCGTTCACCGCTGTCGTCACCCAGTTGACCAAGTCGTTCCTCGAACCGTTCATCCGGCTACTGACAGTGCTGCTGACCGGCGGAGACGGCGTCGCGGGCTCGGTGGTCACCGTCCGCGGAGTCGAGTTCGACTGGCCGGCGTTCGTAAACGCGGTGATCACGTTCGCGCTGACCGCCGCCGCGCTCTACTTCCTGGTCGTCCTGCCGATGAATCGGCTGGCCGAGCGGCGCCGTCGGGGCGAGGAGCCGCCGCCCGCCGCGCCGAGCGAGGAGATCAAGCTGCTGACCGAGATCCGGGACGCGCTGGTCGCCCGCGCAAGCCAGCCAGGCACGCCGGGGCAACCGGGCCAGCCAGGTCAGCCGGGCCAGTTCCGCTGA
- a CDS encoding FadR/GntR family transcriptional regulator, which produces MTPPVPSPAAAARPARSRQTLVRQAIESLREPIAAGDWPLGSRIPTEPKLAEALGVGRNTVREAVRALVHAGILECRQGSGTYVVSTDELAGAVARRCATAEWRETVEVRRAFEVEAARLAAQRRTPADIAALDRALADREAAWRTGDLTPFVEADMALHRAILAAAHNVMLAELYDSIGAAMRTTVAEAVGPQLHPDRHVDHARLVEAIRDGDPDRAAREAAAYLTID; this is translated from the coding sequence ATGACACCACCGGTACCTTCCCCTGCGGCCGCTGCCCGGCCCGCCCGCTCCCGGCAGACCCTGGTCCGCCAGGCGATCGAGTCGCTGCGCGAGCCGATCGCCGCCGGCGACTGGCCCCTCGGCTCCCGCATCCCCACCGAGCCGAAGCTGGCCGAGGCGCTCGGCGTCGGGCGCAACACCGTCCGGGAGGCGGTACGGGCGCTCGTCCACGCCGGCATCCTGGAGTGCCGGCAGGGCTCCGGCACGTACGTCGTCTCCACCGACGAACTCGCCGGTGCCGTCGCCCGCCGCTGCGCCACCGCCGAATGGCGGGAAACCGTCGAGGTCAGGCGCGCCTTCGAGGTCGAAGCGGCCCGGCTCGCCGCCCAACGCCGTACCCCGGCCGACATCGCCGCGCTGGACCGGGCCCTCGCCGACCGCGAGGCGGCGTGGCGCACCGGCGACCTCACCCCGTTCGTCGAGGCCGACATGGCCCTGCACCGGGCGATCCTGGCGGCGGCGCACAACGTGATGCTCGCCGAGCTGTACGACTCGATCGGCGCGGCGATGCGGACGACCGTCGCCGAAGCCGTCGGCCCACAGTTGCACCCCGACCGGCACGTCGACCACGCCCGGCTGGTCGAGGCGATCCGCGACGGCGACCCGGACCGGGCCGCCCGGGAGGCAGCGGCCTACCTCACCATCGACTGA
- a CDS encoding MFS transporter, with protein MVLVALNLRMAITSLGPLLDEVRTGLPMSALQAGVVTTLPALAFAAVGSATPWLVRRFSPPRLLVAAMGALALGQLLRVATGDAWLFVATSALALAGIAVANVLLPMLVRQYFPHRIGLVTGAYSMSLTIGASVAAGTAVPIAHAAGSWRVGLGFWALVAVAAAVLWVPIAWRSRRRAAAAAARTAVDAGTPRPAAAAGVRIRAGRTRLGWLMAVFFGAQSFAAYAQMGWLAQLFRDAGFRAETAGLLLAGVTAVSVPIAMVMPTLAGRMTSLRPLVLGTALASGLSYAGLLWSPYDLALVWMVLLALGQGTFPMALAMIGLRARTGAGIVSLSAFTQSVGYLIAAVGPLSVGLLYGRTGDWVAPVGLLVVALLVQTGVGWSIARPRWIEDELR; from the coding sequence ATGGTGCTCGTCGCGCTCAACCTGCGGATGGCGATCACCAGCCTCGGTCCGCTGCTCGACGAGGTCCGCACCGGCCTGCCGATGTCCGCCCTGCAAGCCGGAGTGGTGACCACCCTGCCGGCGTTGGCCTTCGCAGCGGTCGGGTCGGCCACCCCGTGGCTGGTCCGTCGCTTCTCCCCGCCGCGACTACTGGTCGCGGCGATGGGCGCGCTCGCCCTCGGGCAGCTGCTGCGGGTGGCGACCGGCGACGCCTGGCTGTTCGTGGCGACCAGCGCGCTGGCCCTGGCCGGGATCGCGGTCGCGAACGTCCTGCTGCCGATGCTGGTCCGACAGTACTTTCCGCACCGGATCGGCCTGGTGACCGGCGCGTACAGCATGTCTCTGACCATCGGTGCCTCGGTGGCCGCCGGTACGGCGGTGCCGATCGCCCACGCGGCGGGCAGCTGGCGGGTGGGGCTCGGCTTCTGGGCGCTGGTCGCGGTGGCCGCCGCCGTGCTGTGGGTGCCGATCGCCTGGCGGAGTCGGCGCCGCGCCGCTGCCGCTGCTGCCCGTACCGCTGTCGATGCCGGCACCCCGCGCCCGGCGGCCGCCGCCGGGGTACGGATCCGGGCGGGCCGGACCCGGCTCGGCTGGCTGATGGCGGTCTTCTTCGGTGCCCAGTCGTTCGCGGCGTACGCGCAGATGGGCTGGTTGGCGCAGCTGTTCCGGGACGCCGGCTTCCGGGCGGAGACCGCCGGGCTGCTGCTGGCCGGTGTCACGGCGGTGAGCGTGCCGATCGCGATGGTCATGCCGACGTTGGCCGGCCGGATGACCAGTCTGCGGCCGCTGGTGCTCGGTACCGCCCTGGCGTCCGGGCTGAGCTACGCCGGGCTGCTGTGGTCGCCGTACGACCTGGCGTTGGTCTGGATGGTGCTGCTCGCCCTCGGTCAGGGCACCTTCCCGATGGCGCTGGCCATGATCGGGCTACGGGCCCGGACCGGCGCGGGCATCGTGTCGCTGTCGGCGTTCACCCAGAGCGTCGGTTACCTGATCGCGGCGGTCGGCCCGCTGTCGGTGGGCCTGCTGTACGGGCGGACCGGTGACTGGGTGGCGCCGGTCGGCCTGCTCGTTGTGGCGTTGCTGGTGCAGACCGGTGTCGGCTGGTCGATTGCCCGTCCACGGTGGATCGAGGACGAACTGCGCTGA
- a CDS encoding STAS domain-containing protein, which yields MSLTVETQQRGDVVVVSVGGELDMATAPQLQDQITDLLDKGRSRLVFDLADVSFCDSTGLSVFVRAKNGCDEAGGVVRLAAPQRGVLRILEVSGLVEVLQTFPTVDEAVSAPEPAATD from the coding sequence ATGTCTTTGACGGTGGAGACGCAGCAGCGCGGCGATGTCGTCGTGGTGTCGGTCGGTGGCGAGTTGGACATGGCCACCGCCCCGCAGCTGCAGGACCAGATTACCGACCTACTGGACAAAGGCCGCAGCAGGCTGGTCTTCGACCTCGCCGACGTCTCGTTCTGCGACTCCACCGGCCTGTCGGTCTTCGTCCGGGCCAAGAACGGTTGCGACGAGGCGGGCGGCGTCGTCCGACTCGCCGCCCCGCAACGTGGCGTGCTGCGCATCCTCGAAGTCAGTGGGCTCGTCGAGGTCCTGCAGACCTTCCCCACCGTCGACGAGGCCGTCTCCGCACCGGAGCCGGCGGCGACCGACTGA
- a CDS encoding S9 family peptidase: MTTDAPVPPAAKRVPTERTHHGDTVIDEYAWLAVKDDPDTIAYLEAENAYTEGATAHLAALRETLFAETKRRTQETDLSVPTRKGDHWYYTRTVEGQQYGIQCRRPVSPDETQPPATVDGAPPPDEEILLDGNALAEGHDFFALGTFDISPDGRWLAYSTDFTGDERFTLRVKDLASGQVLPDEIPSTFYGTAWSADGSVLFYLTVDDAWRPYRVWRHRVGTAADTDDVLYQEDDERFWVGVELTRSERFILIDAHSKTTSEVRALPAADPTAEPVVIAPRRQGVDYSVEHHGHRFLILHNDGAEDFALAYTSADTPGDWVPLIDHTPGTRLESVDAFANHLVVSLRTDGLTGLRVLPAGGTDTFDLEFPEPIYSVGLDANPEYTTSTLRIRYTSLVTPDSVYDYDLVTRAMTLLKRKPVLGGYDPDDYEQHREWAMADDGTRVPISVVCRAGTPRDGSAACVIYGYGSYEISMDPWFSVPRLSLLDRGVVFAVAHVRGGGELGRRWYDHGKMLAKKNSFTDFVACARHLVKAGWTTTDRLVARGGSAGGLLMGAVANLAPEAFGGVVAQVPFVDALNTILDPSLPLTVTEWEEWGNPLADPEVYAYMRSYTPYENVTAVNYPPILAVTSLNDTRVFYHEPAKWVAKLRAVAPGGSYLLKTEMGAGHGGPSGRYDAWHEEAFVTAWILDRVGRAGD; encoded by the coding sequence GTGACGACCGACGCACCCGTGCCTCCCGCCGCCAAGCGTGTCCCGACCGAGCGCACCCACCACGGCGACACCGTCATCGACGAGTACGCCTGGCTGGCGGTCAAGGACGACCCGGACACCATCGCCTACCTGGAGGCGGAGAACGCCTACACCGAGGGTGCCACGGCACACCTCGCCGCGCTGCGCGAGACGTTGTTCGCCGAGACGAAGCGGCGCACCCAGGAGACCGACCTGTCGGTGCCCACCCGCAAGGGCGACCACTGGTACTACACCCGGACGGTCGAGGGTCAGCAGTACGGAATCCAGTGCCGACGGCCGGTCAGTCCAGACGAGACGCAGCCGCCGGCCACCGTCGACGGCGCACCACCGCCCGACGAGGAGATCCTGCTCGACGGCAACGCCCTCGCCGAAGGACACGACTTCTTCGCGTTGGGCACCTTCGACATCAGCCCCGACGGACGGTGGCTGGCCTACTCCACCGACTTCACCGGCGACGAACGCTTCACTTTGCGGGTCAAGGACCTGGCCAGCGGGCAGGTGCTGCCCGACGAGATCCCGTCGACCTTCTACGGCACCGCCTGGTCGGCCGACGGCAGCGTGCTGTTCTACCTGACCGTCGACGACGCGTGGCGGCCGTACCGGGTCTGGCGGCACCGGGTCGGGACCGCCGCCGACACCGACGACGTGCTCTACCAGGAGGACGACGAACGGTTCTGGGTCGGCGTGGAGCTCACCCGCTCCGAGCGCTTCATCCTGATCGACGCGCACAGCAAGACCACCAGCGAGGTACGGGCGCTGCCAGCCGCCGACCCCACCGCCGAGCCGGTCGTCATCGCGCCCCGCCGCCAGGGCGTCGACTACTCGGTCGAGCACCACGGGCACCGGTTCCTGATCCTGCACAACGACGGTGCCGAGGACTTCGCCCTGGCGTACACCTCGGCGGACACCCCCGGCGACTGGGTGCCGTTGATCGACCACACGCCCGGCACCCGGCTCGAGTCGGTGGATGCCTTCGCCAACCACCTGGTGGTCTCGCTGCGCACCGACGGACTCACCGGGCTGCGGGTGCTGCCCGCCGGCGGCACCGACACCTTCGACCTGGAGTTCCCCGAGCCGATCTACAGCGTCGGGCTGGACGCCAACCCGGAGTACACCACCAGCACCCTGCGGATCCGGTACACCTCGCTGGTCACCCCCGACTCCGTCTACGACTACGACCTGGTCACCCGGGCGATGACGCTGCTCAAGCGCAAGCCGGTGCTCGGCGGCTACGACCCCGACGACTACGAACAGCATCGGGAATGGGCGATGGCCGACGACGGCACCCGGGTGCCGATCTCGGTGGTGTGCCGCGCCGGCACCCCGCGCGACGGCTCCGCCGCCTGCGTCATCTACGGCTACGGCTCGTACGAGATCAGCATGGACCCCTGGTTCTCGGTCCCCCGGTTGTCACTGCTCGACCGGGGCGTGGTCTTCGCCGTCGCGCACGTACGCGGCGGCGGTGAACTCGGCCGCCGCTGGTACGACCACGGCAAGATGCTGGCCAAGAAGAACTCGTTCACCGACTTCGTGGCCTGCGCCCGGCATCTGGTGAAGGCGGGCTGGACGACGACCGACCGGCTGGTCGCCCGGGGCGGCTCCGCCGGCGGGCTGCTGATGGGCGCGGTGGCCAACCTCGCGCCCGAGGCGTTCGGCGGGGTCGTCGCGCAGGTGCCGTTCGTCGACGCGCTGAACACGATCCTGGATCCGTCGCTGCCGCTGACCGTCACCGAATGGGAGGAGTGGGGCAACCCGCTGGCCGACCCGGAGGTGTACGCGTACATGCGCTCGTACACGCCGTACGAGAACGTGACCGCCGTCAACTACCCGCCGATCCTGGCGGTGACCAGCCTGAACGACACCAGGGTGTTCTACCACGAGCCGGCGAAGTGGGTCGCGAAGCTGCGGGCGGTGGCACCGGGCGGGTCGTACCTGCTCAAGACGGAGATGGGTGCCGGGCACGGGGGTCCGAGCGGCCGCTACGACGCCTGGCACGAGGAGGCGTTCGTCACCGCCTGGATCCTCGACCGGGTGGGCCGGGCCGGGGACTGA